The Bacteroidales bacterium genome includes the window TACGACCCAAAACTCAGAAAGTCAAGAGGTGTTTGGTACACACCTGAACCTGTTGTAAATTTTATAGTACGTGCCGTTGACGATATTTTGAAAACCGAATTTGGTTTGCCGCAAGGTTTGGCTGATACTTCCAAAACCAAAATTAAAGTTCCTGTACAAGGCAGTAAAAAGATGATGGAAAAGGAAGTACATAAAGTACAAATTCTTGACCCTGCAACAGGAACAGGAACTTTCCTTGCAGCAGTGGTAAAACATATTTACAATAAAAATTTTAAAGCTATGCAGGGTGCATGGAGCGGTTATGTAGATGAACATTTAATTCCACGCCTTAACGGTTTTGAATTATTAATGGCTTCTTATACAATGGCTCATCTTAAATTGGATATGCTTTTAACTGAAACAGGATATAAAGCTCAAAAAAATCAACGCTATAATATTTACCTTACCAATTCATTGGAAGAATACCACCCTGACACAGGAACCTTGTTTGCAGGCTGGTTAAGCAGTGAGGCAAATGAAGCTAACCATATAAAACGTGATACGCCTGTTATGTGTGTTATTGGGAATCCGCCGTATGCAGTAAGTTCGAGCAATAAAGGTGAGTGGATACAAAATATTTTGAAAGATTATAAAAAAGATTTGAATGAGCGTAAGATAAATATAGACGACGATTATATTAAATTTATTCGTTACGGCGAATATTTTATTAACAAAACTGGAGAAGGTATTCTTGCCTACATTTCAAACAATAGTTTTATTGATGGTGTAACACATCGTCAAATGAGAACACATTTATTAGAAAGTTTTAATAAAATATTTATTTTGGATTTACACGGAAATTCTAGAAAAAAAGAAACCTGCCCAAATGGCTCTCCAGATCAAAATGTATTTGATATTATGCAGGGCGTAAGCATTAATATTTTTATAAAGAAATCAAAGAGCAAAAAATTAGGGAATGTTTCTCATTTTGACTTATACGGTAAGAGACAAGAAAAATACAATTTCCTATATGACAATTCTATTTCTTCAATTAATTGGAAGGAATTGGATTACAAAGAACCATATTTCTTTTTTGTGCCGAAGGATTTTGAAGAAGAAAAAAATTATAAAAAAGGCATAAAGTTGGAATATATATTACCATCTTATGGTACAGGTGTTCAAACTGACAGAGATAATCTATTCATTGATAATAACAAAGAAGAACTTGAAAGAAGAATTATCACATTACTTTCTGAAAACAAAGATAAAAGCTTCATGCAAAAATATAATGTAAAAAATTCATCAGGTTATAAGTTAATGGAAAGAATAAATTCTTCTAAATTCAATTCTATTAAGACTGAAAAATATAATTATAAACCATTTGATTTTAAAAATATTTATTATGATGAGAAACTTATAAGTAGGGCTGGTTTCAAAATTAACAGAAATGCTTTGTGTGAAAATTACATATTGCTAGTAACTTCAAAAAATCGTCAATTAAGTCTAGGGTATTTTTTTATTTCAAAATATTTGACAGATAGACATTTTTTGGATTCTGTTGCGGATTCTATGAGTGTCTTCCCCCTTTACTTATGCCCTGACAGTAAAACCGATGGCATATTTGCGGAAAAAGGCAGGAAGCCCAATCTAAATATGGAAATTGTAGAACAAATAACCGAAAAATTGGGATTGGAATTTGTAGCGGAAGAGACCCCTCCAAACCTCCCCGAAGGGGAGGCTTTAAAAACTTCTGTTGGAGGTAATAAGGAGGTTAGACCGGGTTATATAACAGCAAATCCTGTTAATTATCGTCTGATAAAAGAAATGCGAGATTATTTAAAAGCTAATCCTACTAAAGCAGAAAAAATATTATGGGAATATGTGCGTAATAAAAAAACAGGATATAAAATTCGCAGACAGCATATAATTGAAAATTTTATTACAGATTTTGTTTGTTTATCAAAGAAAGTAGTTATTGAAGTTGATGGTAAAATTCATGAAAAACAAAAAGAATATGATGAATTACGTACAAGGGTTTTAAATGACTTGGGTTATAAGGTAATTCGATTTAAAAATGAAGAAGTACTAAGCGACCCTGATAAAGTAGCAGAAGAAATAAAAAAGGTGCTTGATAGTATTGAAACAATTGTTTACAGCACGTATTCAAAAAGTCCCTCCTTTGGAGGGGTTGGGGAGGTCTTTGCTCCAATAGATATTCTCGATTATATCTATGCCGTTTTACATAGTCCTACTTACAGAGAAAAATACAAAGAATTTCTAAAAATTGATTTCCCGAGAGTGCCATATCCAAAAGATAAAGAAACCTTTTGGAAATTGGTAAAATTTGGTGGAGAAATTCGGCAAATACATTTGTTGGAATCGCCTAAAGTAGAAGAATACATAACAAGTTATCCACAAGATGGCGACAATACCATAAACCGAAAACTCAATAAAAACGATTGGGAAATAACCGATACAGAAAAACAAACAGG containing:
- a CDS encoding DUF559 domain-containing protein, which gives rise to MTIQQYIEKANIRYKSGISGEHAYRGDLETLIRELVKGVEITNEPANVTDCGNPDYVITKGKIPIGYIEAKDIGKDLNSKQYKEQFTRYKKALDNLIITDYIWFRFFQNGELIHEIKIGEIENGTVKPIVENFSEFENLIQNFCTFIGQTIKSSKKLAEMMAAKARLLQDILERAITSDEETQENTSIKGQFEAFKKILIHDLTPKGFADIYAQTLAYGMFAARLNDKTLEDFSRQEAAELIPKTNPFLRKLFQYVAGYDIDERIKTTVDNLADVFRATNVDALLHNFGKSTQMHDPIIHFYETFLAAYDPKLRKSRGVWYTPEPVVNFIVRAVDDILKTEFGLPQGLADTSKTKIKVPVQGSKKMMEKEVHKVQILDPATGTGTFLAAVVKHIYNKNFKAMQGAWSGYVDEHLIPRLNGFELLMASYTMAHLKLDMLLTETGYKAQKNQRYNIYLTNSLEEYHPDTGTLFAGWLSSEANEANHIKRDTPVMCVIGNPPYAVSSSNKGEWIQNILKDYKKDLNERKINIDDDYIKFIRYGEYFINKTGEGILAYISNNSFIDGVTHRQMRTHLLESFNKIFILDLHGNSRKKETCPNGSPDQNVFDIMQGVSINIFIKKSKSKKLGNVSHFDLYGKRQEKYNFLYDNSISSINWKELDYKEPYFFFVPKDFEEEKNYKKGIKLEYILPSYGTGVQTDRDNLFIDNNKEELERRIITLLSENKDKSFMQKYNVKNSSGYKLMERINSSKFNSIKTEKYNYKPFDFKNIYYDEKLISRAGFKINRNALCENYILLVTSKNRQLSLGYFFISKYLTDRHFLDSVADSMSVFPLYLCPDSKTDGIFAEKGRKPNLNMEIVEQITEKLGLEFVAEETPPNLPEGEALKTSVGGNKEVRPGYITANPVNYRLIKEMRDYLKANPTKAEKILWEYVRNKKTGYKIRRQHIIENFITDFVCLSKKVVIEVDGKIHEKQKEYDELRTRVLNDLGYKVIRFKNEEVLSDPDKVAEEIKKVLDSIETIVYSTYSKSPSFGGVGEVFAPIDILDYIYAVLHSPTYREKYKEFLKIDFPRVPYPKDKETFWKLVKFGGEIRQIHLLESPKVEEYITSYPQDGDNTINRKLNKNDWEITDTEKQTGRIWINNEQYFDNIPIVAWEFYIGGYQPAQKWLKDRRKRKLSFEDILHYQKIIVALTETDRLMKEIDKIEIE